One Natronomonas gomsonensis genomic window, GCTGTCCGCACACCACGTGTTGAGAACGGTCCCGTGGTTGGCGCCGGCGAGGCCGACGAAGCTATCGACCCACGACAGCCGGTTCCGGGCGGCGAGCCAGCAGCGAACGCCGGTGACACCGAGGCTGTGTGCGACGACGTCGACGCTTTCGACGCCAGCGTACTCCCGGACCGACCCGACGAAGGCGTCGAGTTCCTCGACCATCGCCGCGTGACTCGGGGTCCCCTCCCGGAACGTCACCGCCCAGAGGTCGTCGCCGCGGTAGCCCCGCCGGAGGAAGAACTCGGCGTGGCGCTCCCAGTCGCAGGCGTCCCGTTGGTTGCCGTGGACGAACACGATAGGCGTTCGCTCGCTGCCGGGCTCGGTTCCGTGGTACTCGTGGCCCCCCCACCCGCCGTAGGCGTCGTCCGTCGACCACGGGAGGCGTCCGTCGTCGGCACGGTCGTGTTCACACCCCGTCGCACAGCCACCACGACGACGCGCGCGCTTGAGTTCGCGGACGTTACGCAATAGCTCCCGCGAAAACGGCCACCCTTGAGTCGGATTAGCGAGGGACACACTACCAGTACCCGGGGTGGCGCTAAAATATACCCCATCACCGGGACAAATCCTGTGGGAGGGGAAAGCTACTTAACAATGTAATATGTTGCCGCTTTCTCGTGGTTTCGGCCGCCAGCGGTGTGCGCACAGTGCGCACACGCGCGTGCGATTCACGGCCCGTGGGACCGAACTGTAGACGAGATGAGCGAATCAACAGATGCGGAGCCAAAGCGGCCGCAGTTCAGGGGTTGTGCGTTCTGTTATGCCGGCGAGTGGGTCTACTACGGCGCGAAACGGGCTGTCAGACGGGTAGGGGATTCGGGATAGCGGCGGTTCGGCTCCGGTAGACGGGCGTCGATGGCGACCTTGCTATTCGTGGGTCGCTTCGCTCACGTTCCGCTACGAGGTCACCACGGGCGACCTCGCTACTCGCGGGTCGCTTCGCTCCCCGCTCGTCAACCGAGACTCCTCGCGTTGCTCGGAGTCTCGCTACTCCACCACCAACACCGTCGCTTCCCCTGCTTCGAGGACGACGACCTCCTCGCCGCTCTCGGAGCGCTGCTCCTCGACGATGTCGAACATCTCGGCGCCGACGGTGACCGTCTCGCCGCCGAGGTCGAACTCGACGTGCCCCTCCGTCTCCAGTTCGGCCTGCAGTTCGGCGGGGTCGGCCGCTTCCAGTTTTCCGATGACGGCGCCGGCCTGGTCGCGGAAGGCCGGCCCCAGTTCGCTGTGCTCGATGTCCACGTCGACGGGGACGAGTTCGATGTTCGGCCGGCCCTGCTCGATGTAGACGGGGCCGTTGACGGTGTCCGCGAGGTCGTAGGTGTCCAACGGGAGGTCCTCATCGAGGTACACTTCGATGCGGTCGAGGTCGGCGTTCAGGGGCTTCCCCTCGTCGGATTTCCAGCCACGAACCGTGGCCGCGACCTTTGCGATGAGTTCGCCCCGGCGTTCGGTTTCGGCGTCGCCCTCGGGCAACTCGGGCCAGTCGGCGTTGTGGACGCTCCCATCGGTCGGGAGATGGCTCCACGCCTCCTCGGTGATGAACGGCGCAAAGGGCGAGAGCATCCGCAGGGAGGCGGTCAAGGCGGTGTACAGCGCGTGTTGGGCGGCCTTCCGCTCGCCGGGTCGCCCCTCGTACAGTCGGCCCTTCACGAGTTCGAGGTAGTCGTCGGCGAGGTCGTGCCAGACGAACTCCCGGACCTCACGCAGGGCGCTGTCGAAGCGGTATTCGTCCATGTCCTCGGCGACCGAGTCGGCGACGCGGGCGCACTTCGAGAGAATCCACTCGTCGGCGTCCCGGTAGGCGGGGTCGGTGATGTCCGCCGTCGACTCGTCGACGTGGCCGGAGGCGAACTTCGTGATGTTCCAGACCTTCGTCTGGAAGCGACTCGCGGAGGTGACCTCCTTCCACTGGAACTGGATGTCGCTGCCGGGTTGGCCGCCGAGCGCCATCGCCTGCCGGAAGGCGTCGGCGCCGTACTCTTCGACGACCTCCTCGGGTTGGACGAAGTTGTCGCGGGATTTGGACATCTTGTTGCCGTCCTCGCCGAACACCATCCCGTTGATGAGGGCCTCCTCCCACGGAGTCGTGTCCTCGAGGGCGGCCGTCCGGAGGATGGTGTAAAACGCCCACGTCCGGATGATGTCGTGGCCCTGCTCGCGCAGTTGGACGGGTTCGAAGTCGGCGTCGGGCCAGCCAGCGACGTACAGCGGAGAAATCGACGAATCCATCCACGTGTCCATCACGTCGGTTTCGCCGGTCCACGACTCGCCACCGCACTCGATACAGGTCTCGACGGCCGGGTCCTCCGTCGTCGGGTCGACCGGAACGTCCTCGCCGTCGGCGATGTGGACGTGCCCGCAGTCGTCACATTCCCAGGCCGGAATCGGCGTCGCGAAGACGCGCTGTCGGGAGATGACCCAGTCCCACTCCATCCCTTCTGTCCACTCTTCGAGTCGACTGTACATGTGCTCGGGGAACCACTCGACGGCCTGGGCCTTCTCCAGAATCTCCTCTTGGTTGACGGTGACGAACCACTGCTCTTTCGAGAGGATTTCGATTGGCGTATCACAGCGCCAACACTGGCCGACGGACTGTTCGGTCGGCTCTTCGTCGTTGAGGTGGCCGGATTTCTGCAGGGCGGTCGCGATGGCGTCTTTCGCCTCGTCGATGGCCAGCCCCTCGAACTCGCCGGCGAGTTCGTTGAGTTTACCGTCTTCGGTGAACACCGGCCGCAAATCGAGGTCGTGTTCGACCCACCAGTCGACGTCCTGTTTGTCGCCGAACGTACAAATCATCACGGCGCCGGTCCCGAAGTCGCCGTCGACGTCGTCGTCGGCGATGAGCTCGACTTCTTGGCCGAACAGCGGCACCTCGAAGGTGTCGCCGATGCGGTCTTCGTAGCGCTCGTCGTCGGGGTCGACGGCCATCGAGACACACGCCGCGAGCAGTTCGGGGCGGGTGGTCGCGATTTCGATGTCGTCGTTGCCGACGCCGTCGAAGGTGATGTAGTACAGCGTCCCCTCGTGGTCTTCGTTTTCGACCTCGGCGTCGGCGATGGCTGTCTCGCACCGGGGACACCAGTTGACGGGGTGTTCGTCTTGGTACACGTAGCCGTTTCCGGCCATTTCGACGAACGAGCGCTGGGTCTCCCCCCAGTAGTCGGGGTCCATCGTCCGGTATTCGTGGTTCCAGTCCTGTGAGAACCCGAGCGTCCCCATCGTCTCCTTCATCGCACCGATTTGGTCGTTTGTGTGTTCGATACACCACTCCCGGAACTGCTCGCGGGAGACTTCGGTGCGGTGGATGTCGCGGTTCTCTTCGACTTTGACTTCCGTCGGCAGGCCGTGGCAGTCCCAGCCCTGCGGGAACAACACGTCGTCGCCTTTCAGGCGGTGGTACCGCGCCGCGAAGTCCATGTAACACCAGCCGAGTGCGTTCCCGATGTGGAGATTTCCGGTCGGGTACGGCGGCGGCGTGTCGATGATGTAGTCGGGGCGTTCGGGGTCGTCGTCGTAGCTGTACACGTCGGAGTCGGCCCACTCCTCGTGCCACTTCTGTTCTGCGGCGTCGGGGTCGTAGCTGTCAGGAACCTCGCTCATGATTGGGGTGTCGCGTAGACCGGTCGGTAGGCAGTTCGCATGCGCGCCGAGAGAAAGGCGCGGTTACAGTCCACGTACTACCGACTGACTCGCGCTCATACCCGTTGGCATGGCTGTTGCCGATAAAAACCTTCGCTTACCGTCGTCCCGGCGGCGTCGGGGTGTCACAGTCCGCCCGAATGTCCTCACAGGAATGATACTGCTGATTTCGGCCGGGGAAGGCCCGCTTCGAGCGGTAGTGGAAACTGAGATGATTCCCCCACTCCCCGTCGGCCAACAGCCGCGAATCGGCGTCGTGGTACCCCGACTCGTCCGACTCTTTCAGCCACCGGTCGAACCACGCGACGGTGTAGTGGTCGGCGAGGGCGTTGCCGAACTCCCAGGAGGTTGCGGGAAACGTCGGCAGTAGCGACCACTCGTAGTGGGTCCCGCCCCGGACGACGAGTTGATACGCGGGGACGCCGGCCTCCCGGAACCGCTCGAATCCACCCGATTTCCCGTCGGGGTCGGGCGGTCGCTCGTGGGGCGTCGGCGTCAGGAAGTAGTCGCCGGATTGCCCCATCGCGGGGACACGAGGCTCGACGCTACCCTCCGGGACCGTCTCGAAGAAGCGTGCGGCGTCGGTGGCCTCGCTTTCGGGTCCGTCGCCAGCCACGCTGTCGCTGTCGCCGAGGTTGTCCCAGGCGACGACCGCATCGACGGGGTTGTCGCCGCTGGTCGGCCACGGCTCCAGTCCCTGTACGATGCTCGCGCCAATGGCGCCGGCAGAGTGGCCGGCGATACCGAGCCGAGAGTGGTCCAGCCGGTCGAAGACGGGATTGTACTCGACGACCGGTGCGTCGTCGTCGCGGTCGTAGGCGGCGTTCGGCGCGTACGGCTCCTCGGGCGTCGAGTGGAAGAAGTCGATAGCGTCGATTTGGTTCGTCACGAACACCTCACCGTTGGCGTTGCCGCCGGGTTCGCCCGAGGGCGTGAGACTGTCCGAACGACCCTGTCCGCGGGGGTCGTAGGTCAACACGACGTAGCCCGCCGCGACGAGCGACTGGGCGGCCCACCAGTACAGCGGTTCGGGCGCCTGTACCGACCCGTTCGTGATGACGATGCCAGGGCGGGCCTCGTCGGCCTCCGCTTCGACGGGCGTCCAGACGTGGCCGGAGAGCCGAGCGCCCTCGCGGTCGTAGAAGGCGACACGGCGACGTTCACCGACGGTGCCGTAGAAGTTCCGAGCGTCGATGTCGCGGTACAGCGCGGGGTCGCCGGTGCACTGTTCGCCCCACGTCGCACAGAGGTTCGCGTGGCTCCGCCAGCCGGGTTCGGCGGCGACGCGTTCGGCGTAACTCGCGGCGTTTTCGGTGCTTCGCCGCTGCCAGCGCCGCATGAAATCCGGGTCGGAGGTCTGCTCTGCGGGTGCCTCCTGTGTCTTCGCGTAGTTGCGAAACTCCCGACGCAACCACTCGGGGTCGGAATCCAGCGAATCCAGTTCCGGGAGCGCCGCCGCTTTCCCGCCCCCCAAGGCGGTCGTCGTGAGTCCCGCCGTGGCGGCCAACAGGGTCCGCCGTGTGAACTGCCCGCGCATCCTTTCGAGTCGATGTATCCGTAACTATAGCCAAAGGGTTACTGGCGCCTCTATCCGGTCATTTATGTGCGAACCGGACCCACGACCGGCGGCCGGTGAACGCACGCGGAATCACAACCCTCACTTGCGGCCCCGACGAGGGGTCCGATATGCAACTGGGCGTCATCGGACTTGGCCGGATGGGCCGTATCGTCGTCGACCGGGTACTCGAAGACGGACACGACGTGGTCGCTTTTGACCTCGACGACGACGCCGTCTCGGCGGCGGCCGATGCCGGAGCAACTCCCGCCGACTCAATCGAAGCGCTCGTCTCGGAACTCCCCGAGGCGAAGCGAATCTGGCTGATGGTGCCCGCAGGCGACGCTGTCGACGCGACGCTCGACGACCTCGACCCGCTGCTCGACGCCGACGACGTGGTCGTCGACGGCGGCAACTCCCACTTCGAGCGCTCCGTCGAGCGCGCCGAAGCACTCGACGCGGCGTATCTCGACTGCGGCACGTCGGGCGGCCCCGCTGGCGCCGAGTTGGGCTTTTCGCTGATGGTCGGCGGCCCCGAGTGGGCCTACGAGGCGATGGTGCCCGTCTTCGACGCCGTCGCCACCGGTCCCGACGGCCACGATCGCATGGGCCCCTCCGGGTCGGGCCACTACGTGAAGATGGTCCACAACGGCGTCGAGTACGCGCTGATGCAGGCCTACGGCGAGGGGTTCGAACTGCTCTCCGAAGGACGGTACGACCTCGATATGGAGTCGGTCGCCCGGACGTGGAACAACGGCGCCGTCATCCGATCGTGGCTGCTGGAACTCTGTGAGGAGGCGTTCCGCGAGGAAGGAAACGACCTGGGCGATGTCGACGACCACATCGCCGGGGGTTCGACTGGGACGTGGACCGTCCAAGAGGCGCTCGAACAGGAAATCGCGGTACCGCTCATCTACGAGGCCCTCGGCGAGCGCTTCGACTCCCGCGCCCCTGAGGAGGGGAAATTCTCCCGGCGTCTCGCCAACCGCCTGCGGTATGGCTTCGGTCGACACGAAGTCAAACGGCGGGAGTGACCCGACAGAACACTCATACACGCCGCCGGCGTAGGCCCGCGAAATGACACGCGTCGTCGTCGTCCGCCACGGCGAGACCGACTGGAACAAGAACGGCCGGATGCAGGGGTGGGCCCCCGTCCCGCTGAACGAGCGGGGCCGACAGCAGGCCACGGCCGCCGGCGAGTTCCTCGCTTCGGAGTACGACATCGACCGCGTCTTCTCGTCGGATTCGGTTCGGACTCGCCAGACGGCCGACCGCCTGCTGGAGGGCGTCGGCGAGGTACCCATCGAGTTCGAACCACACTGGCGGGAGCGCGATTTGGGCGTGTATCAGGGCCTCACCTACGGCGACGTCGAGGAGCGCTTCCCGGAGTTCGGTCTCGGCGAAGCCGCCTACGAGGCGTCGCTGCGCATCCCCGAAGGCGGCGAATCGTTGCGAGACGTGGCCGACCGCGTGACCAACCGCTTTTGGTCCGTCGTCGACGCCCACGACGACGCGACGCTGTTGGTCGTCACTCACGGCGGGCCGATTCACGTCCTGCTCGGATACGCCAAGGGAATGGCCCTCGAGGAAGCGCTCGGAAGCCACCATCAGGCCAACTGCGCGGTCAACGAGATTCGGGTCGACGACGGGATGGCGGTCGTTCGGGAGAACGTGACGGAGTGGGAGCGCTAGCGCTTATCCGGCGCCTTCTCGCCCAGCCACTCCTCGTAGAAGGTGTCGATGTCGGGTTCGAAGTTCTGTAAGACGGGATAACCCGCCGGCACGGCGTCCACGTCGAGTTGGGCGAAACAGCCGGGACAGAACCACTCCCGCAGTTGGAACGTCCAGTCGGGGTGTGGCGTCTGGTACTCCGGGTAGATTTCGCGGTGGTCTGCCTCGTCCTCGCGGACGCGGATTCGTGCGTGTTCCTTCCAGTTCTTCTCGACGCCGCAGAACTCGTGGCCACAGTCGCACTTGACGATGCGGCCCTGTTCGGAGCCGACGACGTAGAGGTGGTCGTTCAGCGGGAGCAGGATGGGGTTGTCCCACTCGACGTCCTCCTGTAGCAGTCGTCGGGTCACCTCGAAGCGCTGGTCATCCTTCGGGTCCGGCAACACGTCGTTGCGCAACTCCTCCCAGCCGAGTTCGCCGTCGATGAGCTTTTCGACCTGTTGTCTGTCGGTTTCGGTTGCCATTGTCAGAATCCACTCCTGTCGATGTCCCAGAACTCGTCGAACTCCGCGTCGAACTCCTCGGAGATGTCGAAGGCGTCGACGTACATCTCGGCGACGGGGTCGGAGACGTCGCCGTCCTGAACGCGCTCGCGCTCTGCTTCGAAGAACTCCTCGAAGGGGACGCTCTCCTCGGCGCGCCGCTCTCGAATCTTCTCGCGGGCGGCGTCGGTCGCCTCCTGGTCTATCTCGAAGACGCGGTTCTTCTCGTCGAACTCGCCGACGACGCCGTACACTTTCTCGACGGTCTCCGGCGAGTAGATTTCCTCCTCTACGTCGGCGACGACTTTCTCCAGTGGGCGCTCCAGTGGGTCGCCCCACCCGGGGCCGCCGCCCATCTGGAAGTGCATCACGTCGTGGTTGTCGAACTCCTTGGGGAAGTAGTTCCCACGGTGGGTGCGCTCGATGTCGCCGTCGATGTGTTCTTCGAAACTGCCGGGTGGGGTGTCGCCGGTCGGATACGGTTCGCCCTCCCTGGCCCGGTCGGCGAGGTCGGTGTCGTGGGCGCGGACGGCGTACTTCGTCGACCCGGGGTAGCCGCCGGCCATCCCCGCCGTCGAGAACGCCACGTCGGGGATGGAGGCCTTATACAGCGTGCAGTCCTCGGTACCCATCACGGTCATGACGCCCTCCCACCCGGAGCCACCGCGGTACTTCCCGTGGCCCGCCGAATCGGTCTTCATCTGTCGGGAGAGGTACTGGGTCCCCCACTGGACCATCTCCCACTCCTCTACGTCGCCCATGTCGGCCTCGGGGTTCCACATCGCATAGCCGTGGTCGAGGCCGTCCCGGACGGCCGACGCCCCCAACCCCTGACAGGAGAGGTCGAAGGGGCTGACGGGGAAGTAATCGCCCACTTCGTCGGGAATCATCTGGGCCATGCTCTCCATCAGCGTCCCGCCGCCCTGAACGGTGTCGGTGGTCTCGGAGTAGCCGGTGACGACCTCCTCGCGGAAGCCGCGGGAGAAAAACGCCTGCGAGACGTTCTGCCACACCGACTGGAACGCCGGCATGATGGTCCCCCACGGCGCGTGAAACGACAACTGTGGGTCGTCGGGGTTCGTCAGGCTCCCCTCCGGGAAGTTCGTCTCCAAGGCGTAGTGAGAGCCGTCGTTGACTTTTCCGTCGTGGAGCAGACACTGGGTGAGCGACACCCACAGCCCGCCGGTCATCGACCCCTCGGCGGCGTTGAAGGAGTGTTTCCCCTGCGAGGAGGTCCCCTCCATGTCCAGCGACATCGTGCCGTCGGCGTTGATGTCCATCTCGACGGGGAGGTGATGGAGGCTGTCTTTCTGCTGTTCGGGCTTCCAGCCCTCCTCGGCCAGCGGCAGGCCGACGAATGAACTGTTCCGGTAGGTGCCGGGGAACAGTCGCTCCTGGACGCGGGACTCCATCGTCCGGCGGCCCTCCTCGACGGCCTCTCGGGTGAACTGCTTGAACGTCTCGGCGCCCACGTCGTCGATAATCTCGTGGACGGCCTCTCGAATCATGTGACAGCCGGCGAGACGGCACTTCTCGTCTAGGTCCCAGTACATCGGCGTCCGGGTCGACCGCTCGCCGCGGGTCTTCCAGTCCTGATACAGTTCGTCGCCCTCGCCGATTTTCTCACACGTCGCGTAGATGCCGTCCTCGAAGCGGGAGGTGTGGACGATGGAGGTGTGGCCCTGTGAGGCGCCGCCGATGTCGGCCTCGTGGGTGACGCCGTCGGCCCACGCCACCAACTCCCCGTCGTGGAAGATGGGGACGATGGTGTGGACGTCCGTCGTGTGGACGTTGCCGAGGTCGTTGTCGTTGTTGCAGAACACGTCGCCGGGTTCGATGCCGCGGTCGTGTTCGTAGTCCTCCTCTATCATCCACTTGATGGCCAGCGAGCCGGTGTGGACGTGGACGATGATGCCCGTCGAGACGGCGATGGAGTCGCCCTCCGGGGTGTAAATCTGGAAGCACAGTTCGCCGATTTCCCGGACGATGGGCGACGCCGAGACGTGGAGTGCGGTCTCCCGGGCAGAGACCAACGCCCCACGGAGCCGGGAGTAGAGCCGCTCGTACTCGAAGCGGTTCTCCTCTTTCAATTCGAGGTCCTCCAACCCTCGGTAGTGGCCGGTCTCCTCGGTTAACCGCTCGGTCTCTGCGAGCATCGACTGCAACGATTGCCCGTCCCAGCCGATTTCGCCCCCGTTGGTCAGCTTCTCCGTGACGGCGAGTTTCTCCTCGCCGACTTTGTCGTTCTCGATGCTCATTGTTCCTGTAGGTGGTAGATTCGGTTCTCGTCGAGCGGTGCCTCATACCCCGGCGGCACGAGGATGGTCGTCGCGGGCGCCTCGATGACCGAGGGGCCCTCGATGCGGTTGCCCGGCTGGATGTCGCGCATCTGCCAGAGGTCGGCGGCGTGCCAGGCGTCGTCCCAGTAGATGTCCCGGGTGCCCTTGTGGGCGTCCTCGGGTGGCGTCTCACCGCGTAACTCCTCGTGGGGGATGGTCGGCTTCGCCGAGGGGCCGACGCCGACGCCGATGGCCATCGTAATCTGATAGCCGTTCTCCGGCGACTTCGCGGCGCGCTGGAACACTTGGTCGAACTTCGCCTCGTAGCGGTCGATGACGTCTTCGACGCCCTCGCTGTCGATGCCTTCCTCGTCGTCCCAGACCTCGCCGATGTCGACTTCGAGGTCGTCGAGCATCCCGAGATACTGGATGCGAAGCGACGGCTGGAACTCGACGGTTTCGGGGTCGACGCCGTCGCGGTCGAAGGCCGTCTCCGCCCGTTTGCGGAGGGTTTCGAGGGTGTCGTTGATGGAGTACGCCACCGAAGAGGCGTTCGAGAAATCCGGCTGGAGTATCTCGTCGACCGACTGGTCGTAGCGATAGGCCGAGTCGGCACACGCACAGCCGAACGCCGAAAACGCCGCCGCCCACTGTGGGATGAGGATGTCCTCGAACTCCAGTCCGCGGCTGTAGCCGGCGGCGTGCAGCGGCCCGCCGCCGCCGTAGCTCATCAGCGTGTAGTTCTCCGGGGAGTAGCCCAACCCGAGGATGAGGCCGCGGAGTTCGTTCGACATGTCGCGTTCGACGATGTCGAGGACGCCGCGGGCCGTCTCGATGGGGTCCTCGTCGAGCGGACTCGCTATCTGGTCGTCGATGGCGTCGATGGCCACCTCGCGGTCCATCGGGATGTCGCCGCCGAGGAACGAATCGGGGTTGAGATAGCCGAGGGCGAGCGTGCAGTCGGTGACCGTCACCGTGTCCACGTCGCTGTCCATGTTCGAGTAGCCGACCTTGTACCCCGCCGAATCGGGGCCGACCTCGATGCGCTCGGAGGTCCGGTCGACGCGGACGTACGACCCCGTCCCCGACCCGATGGTGTCCATCGCCGTCATCGGGATGTTCACCATGAACTGCGCGAGGCTCTGGTCCCACCGGGTGGGGTAGTGGCCCTCGGTGATGAGTCCCACGTCGAAGGAGGTCCCACCCACGTCCGAGCAGACGAGGTTGTCGATGTCGAGTTCCTCGGCGAGGAACTCCCCACCGAAGATGCCGCCGATGGGACCGGACAGCATCGTATCGACCAGCCAGTCGTGTTCGGGGGCGACCGTCCCGCCCGAGGAGGTGAGCACCCGGACGGGTGATTCCGAGCCCAACTCGGTGAAGCCGTCGTCGACCTGCCGGAGTTGTTCGCGGGAGGGTTCGGCGGCGTAGGCCTCGATGACCAAAGTGTTCAGTCGCGGCAACTCCCCGCGAATCGGCTTCTGTTCGGAGGACAGCCAGATGGGGACCGACTCGCCGCGCTTTTCCATCACCTCTTCGGCGATTTCCTTGATTTTCTGCTCGTGGTTGTCGTTGAGATACGAGTAGACGAGGCAGACGCAGATGACCCGAACGCCGCGGTCGAGCAGGTCGTGAATCGCGTCGTAGGCCTCGTCTTCGTACAGCGGCAGCGTCGGTAGCCCGGTCATGTTCATCCGGCCGCGGACGCCGCGGATGTTCTCCCGCGGGACGAGCGGTTCGGGGTGTTCGTGTTCGCGGGCATGGAGGCGACCCGCATACGAGCGGTCCGCCCACGACTGGATGCCGCGGCCGAACCGGAGTTGGTCCTCCATGCCGCCGTTGGTGATGACGCCGATGTTTCCCGACCCCTCTCGTTCGAGCAGGCGGTTCAACATCGCCGTCCCGGAGTAGACGATGCCCTCCAGTTCGCCGGCACCATCGGTAGGGTCGAGGCCCCAGTTGTCGACGGCGTCGGCGAAGGAGTTCGTCGTACACACCGACTCGTCGTCGGGCGTCGTCTGTGCCTTTCCGACGGTGTAGTTCGCCTCGTCGTCGACGACGAAGGTGTCGGTCATCGTCCCGCCGGTGTCCATCGCGAGTAGACGCGGACGGTTGTGGTCGTCGTCGGCGCTCACGACGACCACCCATGTTCTGTGTTACTGTGGCTCACGGCAACGGGTACTGAACACGATTAATAATGTAGTTGTAGCCTCGCACCGGAGGGGGGTTGAAATATCGACAGGCGTTTGTACGTTTATCGGTAACAACACACGATGACTACGGAGCCCGAAGTCGTCGTCGCAGTCGGAAATCCCGACCACGTCGAGCAGTTGGTTCGAACCGCGGGCGACCTCGCCCGGGCCCGAGACGGCCGGATTCGACTAGTGAGCGTCGCCGTCAAATCCCACGACTCGCCGTTCGAACTGTTCTCCGACGAGACGATTCGACGAGAGTACTCGGGAAACCGACAGGCGCTGTTGGACCGGGCGACGGCGACCGCACCGTCGGACGTTCCCGTCGAAGCCGAACTCGTCGTCGCGAAGTCGGTTGCGGCAGGCGTGTTGGACGTGGCGGCCGCCCCTGCCGTCGAAGCGCTCTTCATCGGCTGGCACGGGCCGTCCCGACGTTCGGAGGTCGTTCTCGGAACGAGCGTCGACAGGCTACTCCGTCGGGCCCCCTGTGATGTCTACGTCGAGCGCATCGGCCGTACCGCCGATGGGGTCAACCGAGTGCTCCTGCCGGTGGCCGGTGGACCACACGTCCGGCCGGCGGCGACAGCCGCGGCGGCCATCGCCGCCAGCAACGACGCGACGGTGACCGTGGTGTCCGTGATACCGCCGGGAGCAGACCGCGAGGAACCTCGTAGATGGCTCACGGCCGCCGTCGAGGCGCTCTCGGCGACACCCGGTCCGGAGGTGACAATCGAGACGGGGGTACGCGAGTCCGACAACGTCGAGGACACCCTCGTCGAGACTGCCACCGACTACGACGTCTTCGTTTTCGGTGCCACCAGACAGAGCGGACTCCGGAAGCGACTCGTCGGGTCGGTCCCGCGTCGCGTCGCCGACCGAACCGACCGGACGGTCCTGTTGGCTCGGGCGGCCGACGCCGTCGACGGTCCGCTGCGCTCGATTATCAGTCGCCTCGAATCCCGCCGCCGCCGGGGCATATGACGGCGACGTTCTGGGCACTCGTCGGATTCGCGGCGCTGGCCGGGCTGTTCATGGCGTGGGCGCTCGGAGCCAACAGCAACTCCCCGCCGTTCGCCCCGGCGGTCGGTGCCAACGCCGTCCCGACGATGCGTGCGGCGTTTCTCATCGGCATCTTCGCCGCGCTCGGGGCGCTCACACAGGGCGGGAGCATCTCCGAGACCGTCGGCACGAGCCTCATCGGCGGCGTCGCCATCACGCCGCTGGCGGCGACGGCTGGTCTCCTCACCGCCGCGACGTTCATGGCACTCGGCGTCTACTCCGGCTACCCGATTCCCGCCGCCTTCGCCACGACCGGCGCTATCGTCGGCGTGGGACTCTCACTCGGCGGCA contains:
- a CDS encoding esterase/lipase family protein, giving the protein MRNVRELKRARRRGGCATGCEHDRADDGRLPWSTDDAYGGWGGHEYHGTEPGSERTPIVFVHGNQRDACDWERHAEFFLRRGYRGDDLWAVTFREGTPSHAAMVEELDAFVGSVREYAGVESVDVVAHSLGVTGVRCWLAARNRLSWVDSFVGLAGANHGTVLNTWCADSGLDHGPYRVSEFLREDHDSVDGHPLARLNENETPGDIDYYTLRGTEDSLFWNCRQSPELEGATNVAIETDHDGVRTERTALEYIYRWTAGEHPYNLQQQVALPE
- a CDS encoding valine--tRNA ligase, with product MSEVPDSYDPDAAEQKWHEEWADSDVYSYDDDPERPDYIIDTPPPYPTGNLHIGNALGWCYMDFAARYHRLKGDDVLFPQGWDCHGLPTEVKVEENRDIHRTEVSREQFREWCIEHTNDQIGAMKETMGTLGFSQDWNHEYRTMDPDYWGETQRSFVEMAGNGYVYQDEHPVNWCPRCETAIADAEVENEDHEGTLYYITFDGVGNDDIEIATTRPELLAACVSMAVDPDDERYEDRIGDTFEVPLFGQEVELIADDDVDGDFGTGAVMICTFGDKQDVDWWVEHDLDLRPVFTEDGKLNELAGEFEGLAIDEAKDAIATALQKSGHLNDEEPTEQSVGQCWRCDTPIEILSKEQWFVTVNQEEILEKAQAVEWFPEHMYSRLEEWTEGMEWDWVISRQRVFATPIPAWECDDCGHVHIADGEDVPVDPTTEDPAVETCIECGGESWTGETDVMDTWMDSSISPLYVAGWPDADFEPVQLREQGHDIIRTWAFYTILRTAALEDTTPWEEALINGMVFGEDGNKMSKSRDNFVQPEEVVEEYGADAFRQAMALGGQPGSDIQFQWKEVTSASRFQTKVWNITKFASGHVDESTADITDPAYRDADEWILSKCARVADSVAEDMDEYRFDSALREVREFVWHDLADDYLELVKGRLYEGRPGERKAAQHALYTALTASLRMLSPFAPFITEEAWSHLPTDGSVHNADWPELPEGDAETERRGELIAKVAATVRGWKSDEGKPLNADLDRIEVYLDEDLPLDTYDLADTVNGPVYIEQGRPNIELVPVDVDIEHSELGPAFRDQAGAVIGKLEAADPAELQAELETEGHVEFDLGGETVTVGAEMFDIVEEQRSESGEEVVVLEAGEATVLVVE
- a CDS encoding alpha/beta hydrolase family protein translates to MRGQFTRRTLLAATAGLTTTALGGGKAAALPELDSLDSDPEWLRREFRNYAKTQEAPAEQTSDPDFMRRWQRRSTENAASYAERVAAEPGWRSHANLCATWGEQCTGDPALYRDIDARNFYGTVGERRRVAFYDREGARLSGHVWTPVEAEADEARPGIVITNGSVQAPEPLYWWAAQSLVAAGYVVLTYDPRGQGRSDSLTPSGEPGGNANGEVFVTNQIDAIDFFHSTPEEPYAPNAAYDRDDDAPVVEYNPVFDRLDHSRLGIAGHSAGAIGASIVQGLEPWPTSGDNPVDAVVAWDNLGDSDSVAGDGPESEATDAARFFETVPEGSVEPRVPAMGQSGDYFLTPTPHERPPDPDGKSGGFERFREAGVPAYQLVVRGGTHYEWSLLPTFPATSWEFGNALADHYTVAWFDRWLKESDESGYHDADSRLLADGEWGNHLSFHYRSKRAFPGRNQQYHSCEDIRADCDTPTPPGRR
- the gnd gene encoding phosphogluconate dehydrogenase (NAD(+)-dependent, decarboxylating), whose amino-acid sequence is MQLGVIGLGRMGRIVVDRVLEDGHDVVAFDLDDDAVSAAADAGATPADSIEALVSELPEAKRIWLMVPAGDAVDATLDDLDPLLDADDVVVDGGNSHFERSVERAEALDAAYLDCGTSGGPAGAELGFSLMVGGPEWAYEAMVPVFDAVATGPDGHDRMGPSGSGHYVKMVHNGVEYALMQAYGEGFELLSEGRYDLDMESVARTWNNGAVIRSWLLELCEEAFREEGNDLGDVDDHIAGGSTGTWTVQEALEQEIAVPLIYEALGERFDSRAPEEGKFSRRLANRLRYGFGRHEVKRRE
- a CDS encoding histidine phosphatase family protein, which gives rise to MTRVVVVRHGETDWNKNGRMQGWAPVPLNERGRQQATAAGEFLASEYDIDRVFSSDSVRTRQTADRLLEGVGEVPIEFEPHWRERDLGVYQGLTYGDVEERFPEFGLGEAAYEASLRIPEGGESLRDVADRVTNRFWSVVDAHDDATLLVVTHGGPIHVLLGYAKGMALEEALGSHHQANCAVNEIRVDDGMAVVRENVTEWER
- a CDS encoding acetone carboxylase subunit gamma → MATETDRQQVEKLIDGELGWEELRNDVLPDPKDDQRFEVTRRLLQEDVEWDNPILLPLNDHLYVVGSEQGRIVKCDCGHEFCGVEKNWKEHARIRVREDEADHREIYPEYQTPHPDWTFQLREWFCPGCFAQLDVDAVPAGYPVLQNFEPDIDTFYEEWLGEKAPDKR